GAAGAATTACGTGAAATGTCAATTGAATTATCACTGGAAAACGACTGTGTAGATTCGGTGCATTTTCCACCTCGTCAGCACCAAATGCGTGCAGTTTGGTAACAGCCAGAAAAGTCGCCAGAAAGCCGATCCTTAAAAATAAATCCATTAAAAACAGTCAATTACACACGAAATGAGAATTCATCCCATCGCACACTGCAAAAACGAGTGAAATTAACGACCCGAGAAGACGTCCGATAATCGAACAGAAAATCTCCAGCCAGAACAGAAAAACAGCCCCATAAAACATGGATTTTTTATTCAAAAAACTCGCTTAATCGCACCCAGAAAAAGAGCCGGATTCGTTCAATGAATTCACCGCGAGCCCCAGTGCCACAGGGCATGGCGAGCCTGCCAGGCGATGGCGGACCGGGCTACCGAACGGGCGTCGAGCTGGCGTCGAGCGGGTGCCGGGCACGGCCATGACGACGACTTCGGCGGGAGGCGCACCACGACAGCGCGTGATGTTCTGGCACGGGAGGTGCAAACCCGTTTGCGCCGGCCGGGTCATCCGCCGGCAGCGCCCAGAGGCGCCAGAACAACAAGAAGGCGGCAAGCCAACCGCGCTTCGGCTCAACCGGCCGGCGCGCACTGCGGGACCTTGCCTCTCCACTAGCCTTGCAACCCCGGAGTACGTCATGCACTTCAAACAAGCCGTGTCCACCCTGCTCCTCAGTGCCGCCTGCCTGTCCTTTGCGCAGGCGGATGTGAAGGTCGGCGTCATTACCTCCTCCACCGGCCCCATTGCCCTGGTCGGGCTGCCCCAGAAGAACTCCATACCGCTGCTGCCTACCCAGGCGGGCGACCAGCCGGTGACCTACATCGCCCTGGATGACGGCAGCGACCCCACCGCCACGGTGAAGGCGCTGAAGAAGCTGATCAGCGAGGAGAACGTGGACGCCATCATCGGCCCGAGCGGCTCGCCCAACGCCATGGGCGTGATCCAGTTCGTCGCCGAGGCGGGCGTACCGCTGCTGGCGCCGGTGGGCACCGCCGCCGTGGTGCTGCCGATGAACGAGCAGAAGAAATGGGTGTTCAAGACCACCCAGAACGACGACCTGATCGCCAAGGCGCTGGTGGAGGACATGGGCCGTCGCGGGGTGAAGACCCTGGGCTTCATCGGCACCGCCGACCCCTACGGCGAGAACTGGTCGAAGGTGATGGGCGCCCTGGCCGCCGAGCACGGCATCAAGGTGGTCGCCACCGAGCGCTTCCAGCGCCAGGACACCTCGGTCACCGGCCAGAGCCTGAAGGTCCTCGCCGCGCGTCCCGACGCGGTGCTGGTGGCCGCCCCCGGCAGCTCCGCCGTGCTGCCCCAGACCACCCTGTTCGACCAGGGCTACCGGGGCCAGATGTACCAGACCCACGGCGCCGCCCTGCCGGACTTCCTCAAGCTCGGCGGCAAGAAGGTGGAAGGCACCATCCTCGCCGCCAGCCTGATGCTGGTGCTGGACGAGATCCCCGACAGCCACCCGTCCAAGCCCGTCGCCAGCGCGTACGTGAGCGCCTACGAGAAGCTCAACGGCAGCAAGCCGGCCACCTTCGGCGCCAATACCTATGACGCCGGCCTGCTGCTGCAGAAGGCCATCCCGGTGGCCGCCGCCAAGGCCCAGCCGGGCACGCCGGAGTTCCGCGCGGCCCTGCGCGACGCCCTGGAAGCCAGCCATGAAGTCCCCGCGACCCAGGGCGTCTACACCATGACCCCCGAGGACCACAGCGGGTTCGACGAACGCGGCCGCGAGCTGATCCAGGTGAAGAACGGCGCCTGGACCCTGCTCGGCGGCAACTGATCGCACGGGTTCCCCGTAGGGTGGACGACGCTTTCTTCGTCCACCTTCCAGAGCTCCGGTCAGGCACCGATGGTGGATGGGAAAAGCGCCATCCACCCTACGCCCGCCACCCAGCGAAGCCCGAGCCGATACCCGCGCGGACACACCCCGCAGGGTGGACATCGCGCTTCATGTCCACCGGGCTCCGAAGCCACAGCCTCATCCATTGCGATAAAGAGTTCCCACCATGAATTTCCAGATAGCCCTGCTGCTCGGCCAGGACGGCATCACCAACGGCGCCATCTATGCGCTGCTGGCGTTGTCGATCCTGCTGGTCTTCACCGTGACGCGCATCCTGCTGATTCCCCAGGGTGAGTTCGTCACCTACGGCGCGCTGACCATGGCCGCCCTGCAGGCCGGCCAGCCCACGGCCCTGGTCTGGCTGCTGCTCGCCCTGACCCTGGCCGACTGCGCCATGGATCTGTACGACGCCGCCCGCGCCAGCCGCGGCTTCCGCTTCCCCAGGCGGATCGTCGTCAAGCTGGCCTACGCCCTGGCCCTGGTCGGCCTGATCCGCACCCTGCCACTCGCGCAATTGCCCATGGCGCTCCAGGCGCTGCTCACCCTGGCCCTGGTGGTGCCGCTGGGACCGCAGCTCTATCGCCTGGTGTTCCAGCCGCTCGCCTCGGCCAGTTCCCTGGTGCTGCTGATCGTCTCCATCGCCGTGCACGTGGCCATGGTGGGCGTCGCCCTGCTGCTGTTCGGCCCCGAGGGCGCACGCACCGCGCCCTTCTCCGAGGCCGGCCTGACCCTGGGCCCGGTGACCTTCAACAGCCAGACCCTGTGGGTGATCGCGGTGTCCCTGGCGCTGATCATCGGCCTGTTCCTGTTCTTCGAGCGCAGCCTCTACGGCAAGGCCCTGCGGGCCACCGCGGTGAACCGCCTGGGCGCCCGGCTGATGGGCATCTCGCCGACCCTGGCGGGCAAGGCCACCTTCGCCCTGGCCACCTTCATCGGCGCGCTGTCGGGGATCCTCATCGCGCCCATCACCACGCTCTATTTCGACTCGGGTTTCGTCATCAGCCTGAAGGGCTTCGTCGGCGCCATCATCGGCGGCCTGGCGAGCTACCCGGTGGCCGCCCTGGGCGCGCTGGGCGTGGGCCTGATCGAGGCCTTCTCGATGTTCTGGGCCAGCACCTACAAGGAGATCATCGTCTTCACCCTGATCATCCCCTTCCTGCTCTGGCGTTCCCTCACCCGCCGTCATGTCGAGGACGATGAATGAAACCGCGCAACCTGATCCTCGCCCTGGTGGCCGTGCTGGCGCTGGCGCCCGCCGTGCTGCCGCCCTACTACGTGACCCTGCTCAACTACATCGGCCTCTATACCCTGGTGGTGCTGGGACTGGTGCTGCTCACCGGCGTGGGCGGCATGACCAGCTTCGGCCAGGCCGCCTTCGTCGGCCTCGGCGCCTACACCAGCGCCTACCTGACCACGGTGCAGGACCTCCCGGGCTGGCTGGCCTGGGCCAGCGCCTCGCCCTGGCTGACCCTGCTGGCGGGCCTCGCGCTCACCGCCGCCGTGGCGCTGATCCTCGGCGCCCTGACGCTGAAGCTCTCCGGCCACTACCTGCCGCTGGGCACCATCGCCTGGGGCCTCTCCCTCTACTACCTGTTCGGCACCCTGGAATCCCTGGGCGGGCACACCGGCGTCAGCGGCCTGCCGAGCATTTCCCTGCTGGGCGTCGAGCTGGATAAGGGCGAGAAGATCTACTACCTGATCTGGGCCGTGCTGCTGGGCGCCATGCTCATCACCCAGAACCTCCTGGACTCCCGCGAAGGCCGCGCCATCCGCGCCCTCAAGGGGGGCCAGCTGATGGCCGAGTCGATGGGCGTGAACACCTTCCGCGCCAAGATGGTCATCTTCCTCATCTCCGCCCTGTTCGCCGCGCTGTCCGGCTGGCTCTACGCCCACACCCAGCGCTTCGTGAACCCCACGCCCTTCGGCCTGCACATGGGCATCGACTACCTGTTCATGGCGTTGATCGGCGGCGTGGCCAGCGTCTGGGGCGCCCTGCTCGGCGCCGGCGTGCTGACCCTGCTCAAGCAGTGGCTGCAGGACCTCCTGCCGACGCTGCTCGGCAGCACCGGCAACTACGAGGTGATCGTCTTCGGCATCGCCATCGTGCTGCTCATGCAACGCGCCCCCGGCGGCCTCTGGCCGCTGTTGCTGCGCCTGCTGCCGGAGAGCTGGAAACCCGCGCGCGCCGCCCGCGACCTGGACGCCGCCGCCGAACTGCCACGGCGCGAGCTGCCGGCCGCCGGCGAGGTACTGCTGGAAGCCCGTGACCTGACCCGGCGCTTCGGCGGCCTGGTGGCCAACGACGCGATGAACCTGGACGTGCGCAGCGGCGAGATCCTCGCCCTGATCGGCCCCAACGGCGCCGGCAAGAGCACCCTGTTCAACCAGCTCTCCGGGGTCGACACGCCCACCTCCGGCGACGTGCTCTTCCGTGGCCAGCGGATCAACGGCATCCCCTCCCGGAAGATCGCCCGCATGGGCATGAGCCGCACCTTCCAGCACGTCAAGCTGCTGCCGGAGATGAGCGTGCTGGAGAACGTCGCCCTCGGCGCCCACCTGCGTGGCGACAAGGGTGTGATCGCCGCCGCCCTGCGCCTGGACCGCGCCGAGGAAGCGCGCCTGCTGGGCGAGGCCCGGCGGCAACTGGAGCGGGTCGGCCTGGGTGACTACCTGCACCTGGAAGCCGGCAGCCTGGCGCTGGGGCAGCAACGCATCCTGGAGATCGCCCGCGCCCTCTGCGCCGACCCCTGCCTGCTGCTGCTGGACGAGCCCGCCGCCGGCCTTCGCCACAAGGAGAAGGAGGCCCTGGGCCTGCTGCTCAGCCGCCTGCGCGGCGAAGGCATGGCCATTCTCCTGGTGGAGCACGACATGGACTTCGTGATGGGACTGGTGGACCGCGTGGTGGTGATGGAATTCGGCCAGCGCATCGCCTTCGGCCTGCCGGCCGAGGTGCAGAAGGACCCGGCGGTGCTGGAAGCCTATCTCGGAGGAGCGGAGTGATGAACATGCCGATGCAAGACCTGAAGCAGGCGGAGAACCGGGTGGCCAACCCGGTGCTGGACGTCAGCGGCCTCTGCGTCGCCTACGGCAAGGTGGAGGCCCTCTCCAACGCAAGCCTGCGGGTGGGCCAGGGACAGATCGTCACCGTGATCGGCCCCAACGGCGCCGGCAAGACCACCCTGCTCTCGGCCATCATGGGCGTGCTCGGCTCCCGTGGCCGGGTCGCCTTCGACGGTAGCCTGGAGGCGGTGCCGGACGTGGAGGTGATGGTCGCTCGCGGCCTCGGCCTGGTGCCGGAGAAGCGCGAGCTGTTCGGCAGCATGAGCGTGGCCGACAACCTGCTGCTGGGGGCCTTCCAGCGCCACCGCAGCGGCCAGCGCGACCACGGCCAGACCCTGAAGGAGGTCTACGAACTCTTCCCGCGCCTGTGGGAACGCCGCGAGCAGCTGGCCGCCACCCTGTCCGGCGGGGAGCGGCAGATGCTGGCGGTCGGCCGCGCGCTGATGGCCAAGCCGAAGCTGCTGATGCTGGACGAACCGAGCCTGGGCCTGGCGCCGCTGATCACCCGGGAGATCTTCCGCATCATCACCACCCTGCGCCAGCAGGGCGTCTCCATCCTGCTGGTGGAGCAGAACGCCCGCGCCGCCCTGCGCGTGGCCGACTACGCCTATGTGCTGGAGACCGGCCAGGTCGCCATGCAGGGACCCGCCGCGCAGCTGGCGGACGATCCCCGGGTGATCGAGGCGTACCTGGGCCTGGCCAGCAAGCACCAGGAAATGCTCGCCGGCTGATACCCCCGCCCGGCCGCAAGGCCGGGCTCCCCTCAAGGAGGACCCCATGAACCACGCTCCCCGCATCTGCATCGCCGGGGCGGGCGCCATCGGCTGCACCCTGGCCGCGCGCCTGGCCGACACCGGCCACACCGTCTCGGTGCTGGCCCGAGGCGCCACCCTGGCGGCCATCCGCGCCAACGGCATCCACCTGGACGACCTGGACGGCCATCATTTCGTCCGCGTCCCGGCCAGTGACCGGGCCACCGACCTCGGCCCCCAGGACATCGTCTTCCTCTGCGCCAAGGCCGACGCCCTGCCCGCCCTCGCCGCCGACATCCAGCCGCTGCTGCACGCAGGCAGCCTTTTGGTGCCGGTGGTCAACGGCCTGCCCTGGTGGTATTTCCACGGGCTCCAGGGGCGCTTCGCCGGCCAGCGCATCCGGGCCGTCGATCCAGAGGGCCTGCTCGCCGAGCGCCTCGACCTCGCCCAGGTCATCGGCTGCGTCGTCTTCATCACCGCGCAATGCCCGGCCCCCGCCGTGGCCGAGGCGCAGAACCCGCACCTGATGATCTTCGGCGAACCCGACAACCGCCTCACCCCGCGCCTGGAACGCCTGCGCGCCCTGGTGGCGGACGCCGGCATCGAGGCCCGCGCCAGCGAGCGCATCCGCGACTCGGTGTGGACCAAGGCCATCGCCAACCTCAGCTCCAACCCGCTGTCGGTGATCACCGGCGCCACCCTCGAACAGATCTATGGCCAGGCCGACCTGCGCCGGATCGCCGGCGACTGCCTGCAGGAAACCCTGCTGACGGCGGCGGCCTACGGCGCGCGCATCGAGTTCGATCCGCAGACCTTCCTCGACCTGGGCGCCGGCATGGGCGCGGTGCGCACCTCGATGCTCCAGGACTACGACAAAGGCCGCCCGCTGGAGCTGGCCGCCATCGGCGACGCGGTGCTGGAACTGGCCGACCGCCTTGAACTGCCCATGCCCATCACCCGCCACCTGGTGGCCCTGGCGCGTTTTCGCGCCCACCCGCCACGCCCCTGAACGGAGTCGCCCATGAACGCCATCGCCCCCATCACCCAGCCCAGCCACTGCAGCGACGAGGAGTGGGCCCTGCGGGTCCAGCTCGCCCACTGCTACCACCTGGTGGACTTCTTCGGCTGGACCGAGACCATCTTCAACCACATCTCCGCGCGCCTGCCGGGCCCGGCCCACCATTACCTGGTGAACCCCTTCGGCCTGAACTACACCGAGGTCACCCCGGCCAATCTGCTCAAGGTTGACCTCGCCGGCCACAAGCTGGAGGACTCCCCCTACGACGCCAACCCCGCCGGCTTCGCCCTGCACAGCGCGGTACACGGCGCGCGGGACGACATCCACTGCCTGATCCACACCCACACCACGCCCATCTCCGCCATCGTCCAGAAGGAGGCCGGCTTCTCCCACGACAACTTCTACGGCGCCCAGCTCCACGGCCGCATCGGCTACCACGCCTTCGAGGGCATCACCCTGTTCGAGGACGAGAAGGGGCGGATGATCGAGAGCCTGGGCGACAGGCACATCCTGGTGCTGCGCAACCACGGCATCGCGGTCGGCGAAAGCAGCATCGCCAAGGCCTTCTTCCTGCTCTGGACGGTGCAGCGGGCGGCGGAGATCCAGTGCGCGGCCGGCGCCCTGGGCGGCGCGGACCACCCGCTGCCGGTAGCCATCCAGCAGAAATGCACCGACCTCACCGCCATGCTGATCCGCGAAAGCGGCTTCGCGGTGAAGTTCTTCGACGCCATGGTGCGCAAGATGCACGCCAGCCGTGGCCCGAGCTGGTGAGCGGGAGCCCCGGATGAGCACCCGGGGATTCATCGACCCCCAGCGCGCGACCGGGCCTGGCCCGGCCTTTGCTGAAGGGGTGGAATCGAAGGGCCGCCCATTGCGGCGGCCCTTGAACTGACGGGGATCAAAAGGTTTCCAGAAGGCGGTCGACAGCCTCGCCGCAACCCCCTATAACTCTCCCCCTGTCCGCATCACTGTGCCCCGGTCCGCATGAGTACCCCGAAGAAACGCCTCAACCGCTACAACCCCGCCAGCGACGATTTCAAGAAAGAGGAATTCCCCTTCTACTGGATCGCCCGCGTCTATGGCCGCTACAACATGGCCATGGAAAAGACCCTGAAGAAGATCGACCTGGACGTCCCTCGCTGGCGCATCCTCTTCATCCTCAAGGAAAACGGCCAGTCGAGCATTTCGGAACTCTCCGAACACGCCATCGCCAAGCTCTCCACCGTCACCAAGATCGTCTACCGCATGAAGGACGACGGCCTGGTGGACACCGCCCCCTGCGCCAACGACGGCCGCGTCACCCAGGTGACCATCACCGACCACGGCCGGCGCACGGTGGAAGAGATCCAGGCGAACACCGCGCACCTCTTCACCAACAGCTTCAAGGGCCTCACCGAAGCCCAGATCGCCAAGCTGAACGTCACCCTGGAAAAGATCTTCGCCAACCTGCCGGAAGATTGAGGCGCCCTCACAGAGGACAGGCAACCGCCAGCGCACGGGTGAGCGGGTCATGGCAGCCGCCGCCCCTGCCGGCTGCATGGCCAGCCCATCCCGGGGCGCTGTCCCCGGCCTTTCTCATTGATCCATCCCTCGCGCAAAGGCCGCCGCTTCCTCGATCAAGCCAGCCTCCGGCCGCACGCCGGTGTAGAGCACGAACTGCTCCACCGCCTGCAGGACTATGACCTCGGCACCGGTGATGACCCGCTTGCCGTGCGCGCGGGCCAGGCGGATCAGCGGGGTTTCCACCGGCAGCGCCACCACGTCGAACACCCAGTCCGCCGCCACCACCTGTTCCGGGGTGAAGGCCAGGGTGGCGGCGTCCGCACCGCCTTCCATGCCCAGGGGCGTGACATTGACCAGCATGCCGGGACGCTCGTCGCCCAGGCTGTCGCGCCAGGCATAGCCACAGGCTTCGGCCAGCGCCGGGCCAGCGGTGGCGTTGCGCGCGACGATGCGGCCCTGGCGAAAGCCGCTGTCGCGAAAGGCGCTGGCCACCGCCTTGGCCATACCGCCGCTGCCGCGCAGGGCGAAGGTGATGTCGCGGGGTACGCCGTGGCTCGCCAGCAGGCTGGCCACAGCGCTGTAGTCGGTGTTGTAGCCCTTGAGCCAGCCGGACTCGGCGACGATGGTGTTCACCGAGTCGATGGCCCGCGCGGAGGCGTCCAGTTCGTCCAGCAAGGGGATGCAGGCCTCCTTGAAGGGCATGGACACCGCGCTCCCGCGAATGCCCAGGGCGCGGATACCGCCGATGGCCGCCGGCAGGTCGGTGGTGGTGAAGGCCTTGTAGACGAAGTCCAGGTCCAGTGCCTGGTAGAGGTAGTTCTGGAAGCGCGTGCCGAAGTTGCCGGGACGCCCGGACAGTGACATGCACAGGCGGGTGTCGCGGCTGATGGTGCGGGGCATGGGAATCTCCGTTGACCGAATCCGGGCGGGGCCCTCGCAGGGGCGGGCCCCGCCGCTCACCTCAGAAAATGTAATCCGTGGTCAGGAAGTTCGACTCGCGGTTGCGGATGATGTCGCTGACCAGTTGCTTGTTGTCCTCCTGGAACTTGGTGGCCACCAGAGTGCGAATGGAGAACACCCGCAGGGCGTCATGCACCGAGAGGGTCCCCTCGGCCGAGTTCTTGCGCCCGTTGAACGGGAAGGTGTCCGGGCCACGCTGGCACTGGGCATTGATGTTGATGCGCCCGACCTGGTTGGCGAAGGCGTCCACCAGGCGCCCGACCTGGGCCGGGTCGTTGCCGAACAGGCTCAATTGCTGGCCGTAGTCGGAATGCAGGACGTAGTCGATCACCTCCTCCAGCTCGCGGTAAGGCACCACCGGGATCAGCGGGCCGAACTGTTCCTCCTGGTAGAGGCGCATCGCGGGGCTGACCGGGCTCAGCACCGCCGGGTAGAAAAAGCTCTGCCGGTGGCTGCCGCCGCCCGGGTTGACCACCCTGGCCCCCTTGGCCACGGCATCCTCCAGCAGAGTGTTGAGGAAATCGACCTTGCCGGGCTCCGGCAGCGGCGTCAGCGCCACGCCATCGTCCCAGGGCATGCCGGGCTTGAGCTTGGCCAGCCTGGCGCAGAACTTGTCGAGGAAGGGTTCGAGCACCGCCTCGTGGACGAAGAGGATCTTCAGCGCAGTGCAGCGCTGGCCGTTGAACGAGAGCGCGCCGGTGATGGCTTCGCTCACCGCGTTGTCCAGGTCCACCTGGGGCAGGACGATGCCGGGGTTCTTCGCATCCAGGCCCAGCGCGGCCCGCAGGCGGTGGGGACGCGGGTGGAGCTTCTTCAGGTCGGCGGCCCCGGAGTGGGTGCCGATGAAGGCGAACACGTCCACCTTGCCGCTGGCCATGATGGCGCTGACGGTCTCGCGGCCACGGCCGTAGATGATGTTGATGACCCCGGCCGGGAAGCTGTCGCGGAAGGCCTCCAGCAGCGGACGGATCAGCAGCACGCCGAACTTGGCCGGCTTGAACACCACGGTGTTGCCCATGATCAGCGCCGGGATCAGGGTGGTGAAGGTTTCGTTCAGCGGGTAGTTGTAGGGGCCCATGCACAGGGCCACGCCCAGGGGCACGCGGCGGATCTGGCCGAGGGTGCCCTGCTCCAGCTCGAAGCGGCTGGAGCGGCGATCCAGTTCCTTGAGCGCCTCGATGGTGTCGACGATGTAGTCGCAGGTACGGTCGAACTCCTTCTCGGAGTCCTTGAGGTTCTTGCCGATCTCCCACATCAGCAGCTTGACCACCGCCTCGCGCTGTTCGCGCATGCGGGCGAGGAAGCGCTCCACGTGCTGGATACGTTCGGCCACGCGCATCGTCGGCCACAGGCCCTGGCCGTGGTCGTAGGCGGCCACGGCAGCATCCAGGGCCGCCAGGGCGGCGTCGGCGTCCAGCAGCGGCGTGCTGCCCAGCACCACCTGCTCGTCGCCGTTCTCAGTGGCCAGGAACACCGGGCTGCGCACGCTGGCGAGCGGGCCGTCCCAGCGCAGCAGTTCGCCGTTCACCAGGTACTCGCGCTGTTCGATGGGGGCACCGGCGCGGTAGCGCTCGGGGATCTGGTCGGCAGTGGGAAACAGGGCATCGAGGTTGTTGTTGTCGGTCATTGCACTTCCCTCGGAAACGATGGGGTTGAGTGGTGTGATCTGGTTTTAGCGCGATTTTTCTGCTTGGTAAATCGTTTCAGCAAACCGTTTGGCGGAATCCGTGCCCGCACATGAGTCGGCATCGGTCAGAGACGGGTGACGGATACCCGCAGGGGCGATTTCAATCGCCCCCACAGGCGTGAGGAAGGTTCGGCCTGGACCTCAGTCCAGCTGGGCCAGGGCCTCGGCGGTGGTATCGCGGATGCGCTGCCAGTCGCCGGCACGGATCCACTCCGGCTCGAGCATCCAGCTGCCCCCCACGCACATGACGTTGGGCTGGGCGAAGTACTCGCCGATATTGCCCGGACGCACACCGCCCGTGGGGCAGAAGCGGATGTTCGGGAAGGGGCCGGCGAAGGCCTTGAGCGCCTTGACCCCACCACAGAGCTCGGCCGGGAAGAGCTTGAAGCGGCGGTAGCCCAGGGCGTGGCCGAGCATGATCTCGGATGCGCTGCTGATGCCGGGCACCAGCGGCAGCGGGCTGTAGACGCCCGCCCGCAAGAGCTCGGCGGTGCAGCCCGGGGTCACCACGAACTGGGCGCCGGCGGCTTCGGCATCGGCCAGCATCCACTCATCCAGCACGGTGCCGGCGCCGATGCAGAGTTCCGGGCGCTGTTCCCGCAACAGGCGGATGGCGGCCAGGCCGTGTTCCGAACGCAGGGTCACTTCCAGGGTGGTGAGGCCACCGGCGGCCAGGGCATCGGCCAGGGGCAGGATGTCCTGCTCACGCTCGATGGTGATCACCGGCAGGATGCGCGCCGCTTCGCACAGGGCGTCGATCAGCGCCACCTTCTCGGCCATGCCCGGCACGCTGTCACGCTGGCTGGCCCGAACGGGAGAAATAGAAGTCATGGGTCGGTCCTTCGGGCTCAGGGGCACCAGTAGATTTCCAGGGGACGGCTCAGGAAGGCGCGGATGGGCATCTGCGCCACGTCCTCCCCCGCCAGGGCATCGGCCAGGGTCGCCAGCTTGCCGGCACCCTGCAGGGATAACAGGGTGAGGCGCGCACGCCGCAATACCGGCAGCGTCAGGGTCAGGCGCTGGCGCGGCACGCTGGGCGCGAGCATCGGCAGGCACCGGCGCGGGCCTTCCGGGTCCAGGGCCGCCGCCAGGTTGGGGCTGCCGGGGAAGAAGGACGCGGTGTGGCCATCCTCGCCCATGCCCAGCACCAGCACATCGGGGTCCTCCAGGTCCGCCAGTCGGGCGTCCGCCAGCTGGGCCGACGCCTCGACGCTGGGCGCCGGCTGGTAGAGACCAAGGAAGCGCGCGGCCGCCGCGCGCCCCTGCAACAGGTGCCGGCGTACCAGTCCCTCGTTGCTGTCGGGGTGGCTGACCGGCACGAAGCGCTCGTCGGCCAGGCCCAGGGTCACCTTCGACCAGTCCAGTTCCTGGGCCGCGAGGCGCTCGAAGAAGGCCACCGGACTGCGCCCGCCGGACACCACCAGGGTGGCGGCGCCCCGTTCGGCGATGGCGCCGCGCAGGGCATTGGCCACGGTCAGCGCCAGCTCGCCGGCGAGCTGGGCGGGGTTGTCCAGGCTGAGGCCCAGGACCTGGGCCGGCAGGTTCAGATTAGAGATCGCCATACCAACTCCGACCATCACGGGTGATCAATGCAATGGAAGCCATCGGCCCCCAACTGCCCGCCGCATAGGGCTTGGGCGCGTCGCCCAGCTCGCGCCAGCCGGCGATGAGCCGGTCGCACCAACGCCAGGCATATTCGATTTCGTCCTTGCGAACGAAGAGGTTCTGGTTGCCTTTCATCACTTCCAGCAGCAGCCGCTCGTAGGCATCGGGAATCCGCGCGCTGCGGTAGGTGTTGGAGAAGCTCAGTTGCAAGGGATCGCTGCGCAGCTGCATGCCCTTGTCCAGGCCCTGTTCCTTGGTCATCACCTGGAGGGAGATGCCTTCGTCCGGCTGCAGGCGGATCACCAGGCGGTTGCTGATCAGCGGGCGCTGCTCCGGGGCGAAGATGTAGTGCGGCGGCTCCTTGAAGTGGATGACGATCTGCGACAGCTTCTGCGGCATGCGCTTGCCGGTGCGCAGGTAGAAGGGCACGCCGGACCAGCGCCAGTTGCGGATCTCCGCGCGCAGGGCGACGAAGGTCTCGGTGTCGCTCTCGGCGTTGGCGTTGTCCTCTTCCAGGTAACCCGGCACCTGCTTGCCGAGGATGTTGCCGGC
This genomic window from Pseudomonas furukawaii contains:
- a CDS encoding shikimate 5-dehydrogenase is translated as MPRTISRDTRLCMSLSGRPGNFGTRFQNYLYQALDLDFVYKAFTTTDLPAAIGGIRALGIRGSAVSMPFKEACIPLLDELDASARAIDSVNTIVAESGWLKGYNTDYSAVASLLASHGVPRDITFALRGSGGMAKAVASAFRDSGFRQGRIVARNATAGPALAEACGYAWRDSLGDERPGMLVNVTPLGMEGGADAATLAFTPEQVVAADWVFDVVALPVETPLIRLARAHGKRVITGAEVIVLQAVEQFVLYTGVRPEAGLIEEAAAFARGMDQ
- a CDS encoding NADP-dependent glyceraldehyde-3-phosphate dehydrogenase, with amino-acid sequence MTDNNNLDALFPTADQIPERYRAGAPIEQREYLVNGELLRWDGPLASVRSPVFLATENGDEQVVLGSTPLLDADAALAALDAAVAAYDHGQGLWPTMRVAERIQHVERFLARMREQREAVVKLLMWEIGKNLKDSEKEFDRTCDYIVDTIEALKELDRRSSRFELEQGTLGQIRRVPLGVALCMGPYNYPLNETFTTLIPALIMGNTVVFKPAKFGVLLIRPLLEAFRDSFPAGVINIIYGRGRETVSAIMASGKVDVFAFIGTHSGAADLKKLHPRPHRLRAALGLDAKNPGIVLPQVDLDNAVSEAITGALSFNGQRCTALKILFVHEAVLEPFLDKFCARLAKLKPGMPWDDGVALTPLPEPGKVDFLNTLLEDAVAKGARVVNPGGGSHRQSFFYPAVLSPVSPAMRLYQEEQFGPLIPVVPYRELEEVIDYVLHSDYGQQLSLFGNDPAQVGRLVDAFANQVGRININAQCQRGPDTFPFNGRKNSAEGTLSVHDALRVFSIRTLVATKFQEDNKQLVSDIIRNRESNFLTTDYIF
- a CDS encoding bifunctional 4-hydroxy-2-oxoglutarate aldolase/2-dehydro-3-deoxy-phosphogluconate aldolase, translated to MTSISPVRASQRDSVPGMAEKVALIDALCEAARILPVITIEREQDILPLADALAAGGLTTLEVTLRSEHGLAAIRLLREQRPELCIGAGTVLDEWMLADAEAAGAQFVVTPGCTAELLRAGVYSPLPLVPGISSASEIMLGHALGYRRFKLFPAELCGGVKALKAFAGPFPNIRFCPTGGVRPGNIGEYFAQPNVMCVGGSWMLEPEWIRAGDWQRIRDTTAEALAQLD
- the pgl gene encoding 6-phosphogluconolactonase, with amino-acid sequence MAISNLNLPAQVLGLSLDNPAQLAGELALTVANALRGAIAERGAATLVVSGGRSPVAFFERLAAQELDWSKVTLGLADERFVPVSHPDSNEGLVRRHLLQGRAAAARFLGLYQPAPSVEASAQLADARLADLEDPDVLVLGMGEDGHTASFFPGSPNLAAALDPEGPRRCLPMLAPSVPRQRLTLTLPVLRRARLTLLSLQGAGKLATLADALAGEDVAQMPIRAFLSRPLEIYWCP